In Aquimarina sp. TRL1, a single window of DNA contains:
- a CDS encoding nucleoid-associated protein translates to MINLYSTQIESLSVHKIGNKSRNENIFLSDAPYALNDELTALLKEYFFKPFREKEENYFQFVNEVDVEFNPLYKIISEIFNTPSSVHEKSKRIASLLYEQSQHPHIKSGELYVSYLENVTIDNEKVDAIGIFKSELKHDFLQFEESGSNINLLLQQGVNLNKLDKGCLIFNHKKEEGYKILSIDSNRYDTKYWLEHFLGVAAFADDNFHTKKYMKFCQDFAKEVVLPAEDKKEEVMFMNRAINHFAKNDNFEETAFLNDVIDNPELIPEFKHYKVEKAPKYQIEDLTSFPIANTAVSEARKKIKNVINLDTNIQIKMDFINPESAEKFVEKGWDEEKQMYYYLVYFNKEQKD, encoded by the coding sequence ATGATTAACTTATATAGTACTCAGATTGAATCCCTTTCTGTACACAAAATTGGAAATAAAAGCAGAAACGAAAACATTTTTCTTTCGGATGCTCCTTACGCTTTAAATGATGAACTTACAGCCTTACTTAAAGAGTATTTTTTCAAACCATTTAGAGAAAAAGAAGAAAACTATTTTCAGTTCGTCAATGAAGTAGATGTAGAGTTCAATCCTCTTTATAAGATTATTTCAGAAATTTTCAACACTCCTTCCAGTGTACACGAAAAATCTAAAAGAATTGCTTCTTTACTATACGAACAATCACAACATCCTCATATTAAAAGTGGAGAATTATATGTCTCGTATTTAGAGAATGTTACCATCGACAATGAAAAAGTAGATGCTATTGGAATTTTCAAATCAGAATTAAAACACGACTTTCTTCAATTTGAGGAAAGTGGATCCAATATCAATCTGTTACTTCAGCAAGGAGTAAACCTAAATAAACTCGATAAAGGTTGTCTTATTTTTAATCACAAAAAAGAAGAAGGATATAAAATTTTATCGATCGATTCTAACCGATACGATACTAAATATTGGCTGGAACATTTCTTAGGTGTTGCTGCTTTTGCAGATGATAATTTTCATACTAAAAAATACATGAAGTTCTGTCAGGACTTTGCCAAAGAGGTTGTATTACCTGCTGAAGATAAGAAAGAAGAAGTTATGTTTATGAACAGAGCTATCAATCACTTCGCAAAAAACGATAACTTTGAAGAAACAGCTTTTTTAAATGACGTTATTGATAATCCGGAATTAATTCCTGAATTCAAACACTATAAAGTAGAAAAAGCTCCTAAATATCAAATAGAAGACCTTACCTCCTTCCCTATTGCAAATACTGCTGTATCAGAAGCGCGAAAAAAAATAAAAAACGTGATCAATCTCGATACTAATATTCAGATAAAAATGGATTTCATCAATCCGGAATCTGCAGAAAAGTTTGTAGAAAAAGGATGGGACGAAGAAAAACAAATGTATTACTATCTGGTATACTTCAACAAAGAACAAAAAGACTAG